One region of Deltaproteobacteria bacterium genomic DNA includes:
- a CDS encoding HAMP domain-containing histidine kinase, whose protein sequence is MSIRRILIVVIAMLGVMALTCAVALIRLSMYLHSTSYALGDAVTGLQLAQKCETLLLLHHHNSDPTVRLSLQLALRRNLSEARKHVTNDKEDRLLDSVEQTMNEYLDMPEESPFVLSESKMAQTYAAFDALVTTNVEQAHAAQAQAATLDRTGTTLGATISLLLLATVGVVWWWLRSAAFKPMLSLANAMERFGKGERDIRARETGPAELREMAKCFNDMAMRIAFRRQEQLALIGAVAHDLRNPMSILMSAAAAFDLEEARSPEAAQQVLAMISRQITRMNRILGDLVDGASIEAGCLELRTQHHDLVQIINEATELYTAPIDSYNLKLSLPEQEVIINCDAGRVIQVLNNLLSNAVKYSPRDQEIIVSLRVAADKAIIEVKDKGVGIAANEIPLLFEPFRRTGSGRAFASGTGLGLYVARRIIFAHNGRIEVDSTAGVGSTFRVILPLNIHAS, encoded by the coding sequence GTGAGTATTCGTCGAATTCTAATTGTAGTCATTGCCATGTTAGGGGTTATGGCTTTAACCTGTGCAGTAGCACTCATACGTCTTTCAATGTATCTGCATAGTACTAGCTATGCCTTAGGGGATGCAGTAACAGGTTTACAATTAGCGCAAAAATGCGAGACCCTTTTATTGTTGCATCATCATAATTCTGACCCAACAGTACGACTAAGTCTGCAATTAGCTTTACGCCGCAATCTTAGCGAAGCCCGCAAGCATGTTACAAATGATAAAGAAGACCGTTTGCTTGATAGTGTTGAGCAAACGATGAATGAATATCTTGATATGCCTGAAGAGAGCCCATTTGTTTTAAGTGAAAGTAAAATGGCGCAAACTTATGCAGCCTTTGATGCTTTAGTAACAACTAATGTTGAACAAGCACATGCAGCACAAGCACAAGCAGCAACATTAGATCGTACTGGAACAACACTTGGGGCAACTATTAGTTTACTATTATTAGCTACAGTGGGTGTTGTTTGGTGGTGGTTACGTTCAGCAGCATTTAAACCAATGTTATCACTTGCTAATGCGATGGAGCGTTTTGGCAAAGGTGAACGCGATATACGTGCCCGCGAAACTGGGCCTGCTGAGCTGCGCGAAATGGCAAAATGTTTTAACGATATGGCAATGCGTATAGCTTTTCGGCGTCAAGAGCAGTTAGCCTTAATAGGTGCGGTAGCTCACGATTTACGTAATCCGATGTCAATATTAATGTCAGCAGCAGCGGCGTTTGATTTAGAAGAAGCAAGATCACCAGAAGCGGCACAACAAGTTTTAGCAATGATTTCAAGACAAATTACTCGTATGAATAGAATTCTTGGTGATCTCGTTGATGGCGCTAGCATTGAAGCTGGCTGTTTAGAATTACGTACTCAACACCATGATTTAGTGCAGATCATCAACGAAGCAACGGAATTGTATACTGCTCCTATTGATAGTTATAATTTAAAATTATCTCTGCCTGAACAAGAAGTTATTATTAATTGTGATGCCGGACGCGTTATTCAAGTACTCAATAATTTGCTCAGTAACGCTGTAAAATACTCTCCACGTGATCAAGAAATAATAGTTAGTCTGCGCGTTGCTGCAGATAAAGCCATCATCGAAGTTAAAGATAAAGGTGTGGGTATTGCAGCAAATGAAATTCCACTACTATTTGAACCATTTCGTCGTACCGGTTCTGGACGTGCTTTTGCTAGTGGTACTGGTTTGGGGCTTTATGTCGCACGCCGTATTATTTTTGCACATAACGGCCGTATTGAAGTAGATAGCACAGCCGGCGTTGGTTCGACCTTTAGAGTGATACTACCGCTTAATATCCATGCGTCCTGA